A DNA window from Equus quagga isolate Etosha38 chromosome 21, UCLA_HA_Equagga_1.0, whole genome shotgun sequence contains the following coding sequences:
- the BTG3 gene encoding protein BTG3, giving the protein MKNEIAAVVFFFTRLVRKHDKLKKEAVERFAEKLTLILQEKYKNHWYPEKPSKGQAYRCIRVNKFQRVDPDVLKACENSCILYSDLGLPKELTLWVDPCEVCCRYGEKNNAFIVASFENEDENKDEISKKVTRALDKVTSDYHSGSSSSDEETSKEVEVKPSSVTATPSPVYQISELIFPPLPMWHPLPRKKPGMYRGNGHQSHYPPPVPFGYPNQGRKNKPYRPIPVTWVPPPGMHCDRNHWINPHMLAPH; this is encoded by the exons ATGAAGAACGAAATTGCTGCTGTTGTCTTCTTTTTCACAAGGCTAGTTCGAAAACATGATAAGTTGAAAAAAGAGGCAGTTGAGAGGTTTGCTGAGAAATTGACTCTAATActtcaagaaaaatacaaaaatcactgGTATCCAGAAAAGCCATCAAAAGGACAGGCCTACAG ATGCATTCGtgttaataaatttcaaagagtCGATCCTGATGTCCTGAAGGCTTGTGAGAACAGCTGCATCTTGTACAGCGACCTGGGCTTGCCAAAGGAGCTCACTCTGTGGGTGGATCCGTGTGAGGTGTGCTGTCG gtatggagagaaaaacaatgcATTCATTGTTGCCAGCTTTGAAAATGAGGATGAGAACAAGGATGAGATCTCTAAGAAGGTTACCAGAGCCCTTGATAAGGTTACCTCTGATTATCATTCAGGATCCTCctcttcagatgaagaaacaagtAAGGAAGTAGAAGTGAAACCCAGCTCAGTGACTGCAACCCCAAGCCCCGTTTACCAG ATTTCAGAACTGATATTCCCGCCTCTTCCGATGTGGCATCCTTTGCCCAGAAAAAAACCAGGAATGTACCGAGGGAATGGCCATCAGAGTCACTACCCTCCTCCTGTTCCATTTGGTTATCCAAATCAGGGAAGGAAGAATAAACCGTATCGCCCAATTCCAGTAACATGGGTGCCTCCTCCTGGAATGCATTGTGACCGGAATCACTGGATTAATCCTCACATGTTAGCACCTCACTAG